Proteins encoded by one window of Polaribacter haliotis:
- a CDS encoding glucose-1-phosphate adenylyltransferase encodes MVNDKVLGIILGGGQGSRLYPLTKDRSKPAVPIAGKYRLVDIPISNCINSDIKRMYVLTQFNSASLNKHITNTYHFSFFSSAFVDVLAAEQTINSDQWFQGTADAVRQSMHHFLQNDFEYALILSGDQLYQMDFNDMINKHRESGAEISIATYPVNAKDATSFGLLKTNDEDVITSFIEKPGEELLPNWTSDVGENMKAQGRDYLASMGIYIFNRELLIKLMDNPDTNDFGKEIIPQAIENHKTLSYQYEGYWEDIGNIDSFFEANLGLTDDVPEFNLYDAKSVYTRARVLPTSKFAGSILNKAVIGDGCIIHAEKIERCVIGIRSRIGKNSLISNTYMMGNDYYETLEEVAKNKIDIMMGIGDRCYIHNCIIDKNCRIGDDVRINGGTHIENVETDTYMVKDGIVVIKKDATIPKGTIIG; translated from the coding sequence ATGGTAAATGATAAAGTATTAGGAATTATTTTAGGAGGAGGACAAGGATCTAGGTTATATCCTTTAACAAAAGATAGATCGAAACCAGCTGTTCCAATTGCAGGAAAATATAGATTGGTAGACATACCCATTTCAAATTGTATTAATTCCGACATTAAAAGGATGTATGTTTTAACACAATTTAATTCAGCTTCCTTAAATAAACACATAACAAATACATATCATTTTAGTTTTTTTAGCTCTGCTTTTGTAGATGTATTAGCTGCAGAACAAACGATAAATAGCGATCAATGGTTTCAAGGAACTGCAGATGCTGTAAGACAAAGTATGCATCATTTTTTACAAAATGATTTCGAATATGCCTTAATACTTTCTGGAGACCAATTATATCAAATGGATTTTAACGATATGATTAATAAACATAGAGAAAGTGGTGCAGAAATTTCTATTGCAACTTATCCTGTAAATGCAAAAGATGCAACTTCATTTGGATTATTAAAAACAAATGATGAAGATGTTATTACTTCATTTATAGAAAAACCAGGGGAAGAATTATTACCAAATTGGACATCTGATGTTGGCGAAAATATGAAAGCCCAAGGAAGAGATTATTTAGCTTCTATGGGTATTTATATTTTTAATAGAGAACTATTAATTAAGTTAATGGACAACCCAGATACGAATGATTTTGGTAAAGAAATTATTCCTCAAGCAATAGAAAACCACAAAACATTAAGCTATCAATATGAAGGTTATTGGGAAGATATTGGTAATATAGATTCTTTCTTCGAAGCTAATTTAGGTTTAACAGACGATGTACCAGAATTTAATTTATATGATGCAAAAAGTGTTTACACAAGAGCTCGTGTTTTACCAACATCCAAATTTGCAGGTTCTATTTTAAATAAAGCTGTTATTGGAGATGGATGTATAATACATGCAGAAAAAATTGAAAGATGCGTAATTGGAATCCGATCTAGAATTGGGAAAAACTCTTTAATATCTAATACATATATGATGGGTAATGATTATTATGAAACTTTAGAGGAAGTTGCCAAAAATAAGATAGATATTATGATGGGAATTGGAGATAGATGCTACATACATAATTGTATTATAGACAAGAATTGTAGAATTGGAGATGATGTAAGAATTAATGGAGGCACACACATCGAAAATGTAGAAACCGATACATATATGGTTAAAGATGGTATTGTAGTTATTAAAAAAGATGCTACAATTCCAAAAGGAACTATTATAGGATAG
- the glgA gene encoding glycogen synthase: MKALFFTREFPPYVYGGAGVHVEYLANELAKLMEVDVRCFGDQDSDGDNLNVKGFPYENPIFDDSEDKLKAVFKTLSTGLHMNAAPIDADVVHCHTWYAHFAGIVAKLCYGIPLVITTHSLEPLRPWKREQLGRGYDASSWIEKTAIEMADALIAVSEETKDDVLKYFNVDEKKVKVIYNGINLQEYVTTSDSNTLDEYGVDKNKPYVLFVGRITRQKGIIHLVNAIKYIDADTQIVLCAGAPDTPEIGEEMKKAVNEVQKTRNNVIWIDKMVTKKEIIQLYSHADVFCCPSIYEPFGIINIEAMACDTAVVASAVGGIKEVVVHNETGILVPVEQQKSAPFEPIDPDKFSKDLADGVNKVINNPELRKSMAKKGRKRVEDHFDWIAIAKQVEELYKSLKN; encoded by the coding sequence ATGAAAGCACTTTTTTTTACGAGAGAATTCCCTCCATATGTATATGGTGGAGCTGGAGTTCATGTTGAATATTTAGCAAATGAACTTGCTAAATTAATGGAAGTTGATGTAAGGTGCTTTGGCGACCAAGATTCAGATGGAGATAATTTAAATGTAAAAGGGTTTCCTTATGAAAATCCAATTTTTGATGATTCTGAAGATAAACTAAAAGCCGTATTTAAAACGCTAAGCACTGGACTTCATATGAACGCAGCACCAATAGATGCAGATGTAGTTCATTGCCATACTTGGTACGCACATTTTGCAGGAATTGTAGCCAAACTTTGTTACGGGATTCCGCTAGTAATTACTACACATTCTTTAGAACCTTTACGACCTTGGAAGAGAGAACAATTAGGTCGTGGTTATGATGCTTCCTCTTGGATAGAAAAAACTGCTATTGAAATGGCAGATGCACTTATAGCTGTTTCAGAAGAAACTAAAGACGATGTTTTAAAATATTTTAATGTTGATGAAAAAAAGGTGAAAGTAATTTACAATGGAATTAATTTACAAGAATATGTAACCACTTCCGATAGTAATACTTTAGATGAATATGGTGTAGACAAAAACAAACCATATGTACTTTTTGTTGGAAGAATTACAAGACAAAAAGGAATTATTCACCTAGTAAATGCTATAAAATATATAGATGCAGATACACAAATTGTTTTGTGTGCTGGTGCACCAGATACTCCTGAAATTGGAGAAGAAATGAAAAAGGCAGTTAACGAAGTTCAAAAAACACGTAATAATGTTATTTGGATTGATAAAATGGTAACCAAAAAAGAAATTATTCAATTATATTCTCACGCAGATGTTTTCTGTTGCCCATCTATTTACGAACCTTTTGGAATTATAAATATAGAAGCAATGGCTTGTGACACAGCAGTTGTTGCAAGTGCAGTTGGAGGAATAAAAGAAGTTGTTGTACATAATGAAACTGGAATATTAGTTCCAGTAGAACAACAAAAATCTGCACCTTTTGAACCAATAGACCCAGACAAATTTTCAAAGGACTTAGCTGATGGAGTTAATAAAGTTATTAATAATCCAGAATTAAGAAAATCGATGGCAAAAAAAGGAAGAAAAAGAGTTGAAGATCATTTCGATTGGATAGCAATTGCAAAACAAGTAGAAGAATTATATAAATCACTAAAAAACTAA
- the infC gene encoding translation initiation factor IF-3 has translation MNEKIKYVDEVRLVGENVEVGVYPLDKAKELAKEQELDLVEISPKAKPPVCKIIDYKKFLYEQKKREKVLKSKATKVTIKEIRFGPQTDEHDYEFKKKHAVKFLQDGAKLKAFVFFKGRSIIFKEQGQILLLKLAQELEEYGKVEQLPKLEGKRMIMFIAPKKVK, from the coding sequence ATTAATGAAAAAATAAAATATGTTGACGAAGTTCGTCTTGTGGGCGAAAATGTGGAAGTTGGTGTATATCCTTTAGATAAAGCTAAAGAATTGGCCAAAGAACAGGAATTAGATTTGGTTGAGATTTCACCAAAAGCTAAACCTCCTGTTTGTAAAATTATTGATTACAAGAAATTCTTGTATGAGCAGAAAAAACGTGAGAAAGTATTAAAGTCTAAAGCCACTAAAGTGACTATTAAAGAGATTCGTTTTGGACCTCAAACAGATGAGCATGATTATGAGTTTAAGAAAAAACATGCAGTAAAGTTCTTACAAGATGGTGCAAAATTAAAAGCATTTGTTTTCTTTAAGGGTCGTTCGATTATCTTTAAAGAACAAGGACAAATTCTTTTATTAAAATTAGCGCAAGAATTAGAAGAATATGGTAAAGTTGAGCAGTTACCAAAGTTAGAGGGTAAACGTATGATTATGTTTATTGCTCCTAAAAAAGTAAAATAA
- the rpmI gene encoding 50S ribosomal protein L35, producing the protein MPKMKTKSSAKKRFKVTGTGKIKRKHAFKSHILTKKSKKRKLKLTHDTLVHKADESNIKQQLNLK; encoded by the coding sequence ATGCCTAAAATGAAAACCAAATCTAGCGCCAAAAAACGATTTAAAGTTACTGGTACTGGAAAAATCAAAAGAAAGCACGCGTTTAAAAGTCACATCTTAACAAAGAAGTCTAAAAAACGTAAATTAAAGTTAACTCATGACACTTTGGTACACAAAGCAGATGAGTCTAACATTAAGCAACAATTAAACTTAAAATAA
- the glgB gene encoding 1,4-alpha-glucan branching protein GlgB, with amino-acid sequence MTQTKVHSLFTDFDIDLFKAGKHYRLYEKFGAHITTVDGVKGTYFAVWAPSAKAVSVIGDFNFWQEGEHHLNVRWDGSGIWEGFIPNVGKGAIYKYKIRNSSNNVITEKADPFARRCEHPPKTASVVWEDDYAWKDKKWMKNRKKNNALDAPYSVYEVHLGSWKKQTEENRFLSYNELADELVKYVKEMNFTHVEFMPIMEYPYDPSWGYQLTGYFAPTSRFGYPDEFKFLVDKFHENGIGVLLDWVPSHFPSDDHGLGFFDGSHLYEHPDRRKGYHQDWKSLIFNYGRNEIKAFLISNAIFWLDQYHADGLRVDAVASMLFLDYSREDGEWEPNMFGGNEYLEAVDFIKDMNTAVYEAFPDVQTIAEESTSFPKVSRPIYDGGLGFGMKWMMGWMHDTLDYFAKEPLYRKHHQNDLTFSLNYAFTENFMLPLSHDEVVYGKKSIVEKMPGDEWQRFANLRLMYSYMFTHPGTKLLFQGGEFGQTSEWNFEGSLDWHLLEYDVHKGAQTLVKELNKFYKKEKALHQKQFSHEGFEWIDHGDHQNSVLSYMRKGENEKDNVIVVLNMTPVPREKYRIGLPKAGKLKEVFNSDDKKFNGTNQYKNKLSASEKKTWNNRENSIELDLPPLAMLAFKYQ; translated from the coding sequence ATGACACAAACAAAAGTACACAGCCTTTTTACAGATTTTGACATTGATTTATTTAAAGCAGGAAAACACTATCGTTTATATGAAAAATTCGGAGCACACATTACAACTGTAGATGGCGTAAAAGGCACCTATTTTGCAGTTTGGGCACCAAGTGCAAAAGCCGTTTCTGTAATTGGAGACTTTAACTTTTGGCAAGAAGGAGAACATCACTTAAATGTACGTTGGGATGGAAGTGGAATCTGGGAAGGTTTTATTCCAAATGTTGGTAAAGGAGCTATTTACAAATATAAAATCCGTAATTCTAGTAATAATGTAATTACCGAAAAAGCAGATCCATTTGCAAGAAGATGTGAACATCCACCAAAAACTGCTTCTGTAGTTTGGGAAGACGATTATGCTTGGAAAGACAAAAAATGGATGAAAAACAGAAAGAAAAATAACGCTTTAGATGCGCCTTATTCTGTTTATGAAGTTCATTTAGGTTCATGGAAAAAACAAACCGAAGAAAACCGATTTTTAAGCTATAATGAATTGGCAGATGAATTGGTGAAATATGTAAAAGAAATGAATTTTACACACGTAGAATTTATGCCAATTATGGAATATCCTTACGACCCAAGTTGGGGTTATCAATTAACAGGATATTTTGCGCCAACATCTCGTTTTGGTTATCCTGATGAATTTAAATTTTTGGTGGATAAATTTCACGAAAACGGAATTGGCGTTTTATTAGACTGGGTACCTTCTCACTTTCCTTCAGACGATCATGGTTTAGGATTTTTTGATGGTTCGCATTTATATGAACATCCAGATAGAAGAAAAGGATATCACCAGGACTGGAAAAGTTTAATTTTTAATTACGGAAGAAACGAAATAAAAGCATTTTTAATTAGTAATGCTATTTTTTGGTTAGACCAATATCATGCAGATGGTTTAAGAGTAGATGCTGTTGCTTCTATGTTATTTTTAGATTACTCTAGAGAAGATGGTGAATGGGAACCAAACATGTTTGGTGGAAATGAATATTTAGAAGCTGTAGACTTTATAAAAGACATGAATACTGCAGTTTATGAAGCATTCCCAGATGTACAAACTATTGCAGAAGAATCTACCTCTTTCCCTAAAGTTTCTAGACCAATTTACGATGGTGGTTTAGGTTTTGGTATGAAATGGATGATGGGTTGGATGCACGATACTTTAGACTATTTCGCGAAAGAACCGTTGTACAGAAAACATCATCAAAACGATTTAACTTTCAGTTTAAATTACGCATTTACAGAAAACTTTATGTTACCTCTTTCGCATGACGAAGTTGTATATGGTAAAAAATCTATTGTAGAAAAAATGCCTGGAGATGAGTGGCAACGTTTCGCGAATTTAAGATTAATGTATAGTTATATGTTTACACATCCTGGAACAAAATTATTGTTTCAAGGTGGTGAATTTGGGCAAACTTCGGAATGGAATTTTGAGGGAAGTTTAGACTGGCATTTATTAGAATATGATGTACACAAGGGAGCACAAACTTTAGTAAAAGAATTGAATAAATTCTATAAAAAGGAAAAAGCACTACACCAAAAACAATTTTCTCACGAAGGTTTTGAGTGGATAGATCATGGAGATCATCAAAATTCGGTGTTATCTTATATGAGAAAAGGAGAAAATGAAAAAGACAATGTAATTGTTGTGTTGAATATGACTCCAGTGCCAAGAGAAAAATACAGAATTGGTTTGCCAAAAGCAGGGAAATTAAAAGAAGTTTTTAATAGTGATGATAAAAAGTTCAATGGAACAAATCAATATAAAAATAAGTTATCAGCTTCAGAAAAAAAGACGTGGAACAATAGAGAAAATTCTATAGAATTAGATTTGCCACCTTTAGCGATGCTTGCTTTTAAATACCAATAA
- the rplT gene encoding 50S ribosomal protein L20, translating to MPRSVNSVASRKRRKKILKAAKGYFGRRKNVYTVAKNAVEKGMLYAYRDRKNNKRNFRSLWIVRINAAARLHGMSYSQFMGKVKANNIELNRKVLADLAVNNPDAFKAVVEKIK from the coding sequence ATGCCAAGATCAGTAAATTCAGTAGCCTCAAGAAAAAGAAGAAAAAAAATCTTGAAGGCAGCAAAAGGTTACTTCGGACGTAGAAAAAACGTTTACACAGTAGCAAAAAATGCGGTTGAAAAAGGTATGCTTTATGCATATAGAGACCGTAAAAACAATAAGAGAAACTTCCGTTCTTTATGGATTGTACGTATTAACGCTGCAGCCCGTTTACACGGAATGTCTTACTCTCAGTTTATGGGAAAAGTAAAAGCTAACAATATCGAATTAAACCGTAAGGTTTTAGCAGATTTAGCTGTAAACAACCCAGACGCTTTTAAGGCAGTTGTAGAGAAAATAAAATAA
- a CDS encoding alpha-1,4-glucan--maltose-1-phosphate maltosyltransferase yields MQNQSRIVIENIAPQLNCGAVFIKRVVNEIVTVTADVLVDGHDVIQASLLYKHKSEKTWKETRMYPTNNDGYSASFQVTKQGFYEYKLEGWVDYPLNWQYGIDRKIDDYQHVKSELLEGAELLKPIVKKATTEEKKYLNSLITLFKDETKYAEAIKEAVSNNLKEVLSKYPIKLIAHESKSLPVYVDRLKARFSTWYEFFPRSASETEGKHGTFKDCHRLLPRVAKMGFDTLYFPPIHPIGEVNRKGKNNTTEAENNDVGSTWGIGSKHGGHKDIHPELGSLEDFKGLIKEAKKQGIEVAMDYALQAAPDHPWVKDHPDWFKWRPDGTVQYAENPPKKYQDILPIYWETADYKNLWQECLDTLFYWIDCGINVFRVDNPHTKPYYFWGWIITEVKKKHPDVLFLAEAFTRPKIMQQLAKQGYTQSYTYFTWRESKHEIIEYMNELTKTDQKEYMRPNFWPNTPDINPFHLQNAPEAKFLLRYALAGTLSSNIGIYGPVFEQMISQPIVGKEEYYMSEKFQLCHYDWNKQNRLTTIISLINSIRKNNESFQQTNNIQFCETGNDNLIAFYKWNQDRTNETLTIISLDAYHTQSGSVQVPLQQLNVHEGQKIEVQDLITNNSYNWYNEWNYVELNPHIPFHIFKINK; encoded by the coding sequence ATGCAAAATCAAAGTAGAATTGTAATAGAAAACATAGCTCCTCAATTAAATTGTGGAGCTGTTTTTATAAAACGTGTTGTAAACGAAATCGTAACTGTAACTGCAGATGTTTTGGTAGATGGACATGATGTAATTCAGGCAAGTTTATTATACAAACATAAAAGTGAAAAAACTTGGAAAGAAACAAGAATGTATCCAACAAATAACGATGGATATTCAGCAAGTTTTCAAGTAACAAAACAAGGTTTTTACGAATACAAATTAGAAGGTTGGGTAGATTATCCTTTGAACTGGCAATATGGAATTGACAGAAAAATTGATGATTATCAGCATGTAAAATCAGAACTTTTAGAAGGTGCAGAATTATTAAAACCAATCGTTAAAAAAGCAACAACAGAAGAAAAAAAATATTTAAATTCTTTAATTACTCTTTTTAAAGATGAAACAAAATATGCTGAAGCAATAAAAGAAGCTGTTTCCAATAATTTAAAAGAAGTTTTAAGTAAATATCCTATTAAATTAATTGCACACGAAAGCAAATCTTTACCTGTTTATGTAGATAGATTAAAGGCGCGTTTTAGTACTTGGTACGAATTTTTCCCAAGATCAGCATCAGAAACAGAAGGGAAACATGGTACCTTTAAAGATTGCCATAGATTGTTACCAAGAGTAGCAAAAATGGGTTTTGATACTTTGTACTTCCCTCCTATTCATCCAATTGGAGAAGTAAATAGAAAAGGAAAAAACAATACCACAGAAGCAGAAAACAACGATGTTGGTTCTACCTGGGGAATTGGGTCTAAACATGGAGGTCATAAAGATATTCATCCAGAATTGGGTTCTTTAGAAGATTTTAAAGGATTAATTAAAGAAGCAAAAAAACAAGGAATTGAAGTTGCTATGGATTACGCACTCCAAGCAGCTCCAGATCATCCTTGGGTAAAAGACCATCCAGATTGGTTTAAATGGAGACCAGATGGAACTGTGCAATATGCAGAAAACCCTCCAAAAAAATACCAGGATATTTTACCAATTTATTGGGAAACTGCAGATTATAAAAATCTATGGCAAGAATGTTTAGACACTTTATTTTATTGGATAGATTGTGGAATAAATGTATTTAGGGTAGATAATCCGCATACAAAACCTTATTATTTTTGGGGTTGGATTATTACTGAAGTAAAGAAAAAACATCCAGATGTTTTATTTCTTGCAGAAGCATTTACACGTCCTAAAATAATGCAACAATTAGCAAAACAAGGCTACACTCAATCTTATACTTATTTTACTTGGCGAGAATCTAAACACGAGATTATCGAGTATATGAATGAGTTGACAAAGACAGATCAAAAAGAATATATGCGTCCTAATTTTTGGCCAAATACGCCAGATATTAATCCGTTTCATTTACAAAATGCACCTGAAGCAAAATTTCTTTTACGCTATGCATTAGCAGGAACTTTAAGTTCTAATATCGGAATTTACGGACCAGTTTTCGAACAGATGATTAGTCAACCAATTGTTGGAAAGGAAGAATATTATATGTCTGAAAAGTTTCAACTTTGCCATTATGATTGGAACAAGCAAAATAGATTAACTACGATTATTTCGTTAATTAATTCCATAAGAAAAAACAACGAATCTTTTCAGCAAACAAATAACATTCAATTTTGTGAAACAGGAAACGATAATTTAATCGCTTTCTATAAATGGAATCAAGATAGAACTAATGAAACATTAACGATTATTAGTTTAGATGCTTATCATACACAATCTGGTTCAGTTCAAGTTCCATTGCAACAATTAAATGTACATGAAGGGCAAAAAATTGAAGTACAGGATTTAATTACAAATAATTCTTACAATTGGTATAATGAATGGAATTATGTGGAATTAAATCCACACATTCCTTTCCACATATTTAAAATTAATAAATAA
- the thrS gene encoding threonine--tRNA ligase, with amino-acid sequence MIKITLPDGSIKEFAVNSTPMDVAKSISEGFARNVISANFNGTTVETTTPLTTDGSLVLYTFNDDAGKKAFWHSSAHVLAEAILSFYPKAKLTIGPAIDNGFYYDVDFGDAVISDKDFPAIEKKFLEIARGKHEFSIRSVSKADALSLYKEENNEYKVELIENLTDGDITFCDHSNFTDLCRGGHIPNTGIIKAIKIMSVAGAYWRGDEKNNQLTRVYGISFPKQKMLTEYLELLEEAKKRDHRKLGKELELFTFSQKVGAGLPLWLPKGAALRSRLEDFLKAAQKKAGYEMVMTPHIGQKELYVTSGHYEKYGEDSFQAIKTPKMDEEFLLKPMNCPHHCEVYNFKPYSYKDLPKRFAEFGTVYRYEQSGELHGLTRVRGFTQDDAHIFCTPEQLDQEFKDVIDLVLYVFGSLGFEDFTAQVSIRDKSNPDKYIGDTETWEVAEQAIINAATDKGLNFVIEEGEAAFYGPKLDFMVKDALGRSWQLGTIQVDYNLPKRFDLTYTGSDNQSHRPVMIHRAPFGSMERFIAVLLEHTGGNFPLWLTPDQVILLPISDKYQKYSEKVLESLENSEIRALVDNRSEKTGRKIRDAEVGKIPFMVIVGEKEEQDGTVSVRKHGEGDIGTFTIEEFISLIKAEESKTLKKF; translated from the coding sequence ATGATTAAAATTACTTTACCAGACGGAAGTATTAAGGAGTTTGCCGTAAATAGCACTCCAATGGATGTTGCAAAAAGCATTAGTGAAGGTTTCGCAAGAAACGTTATATCTGCAAATTTTAACGGAACTACCGTTGAAACCACTACTCCATTAACTACAGATGGTTCTTTAGTTTTATATACATTTAATGATGATGCTGGTAAGAAAGCTTTCTGGCATTCTTCAGCTCACGTTTTAGCGGAAGCTATTTTAAGCTTTTACCCAAAAGCAAAATTAACTATTGGGCCTGCGATTGACAATGGGTTTTATTATGATGTAGATTTTGGTGATGCTGTTATTTCTGATAAGGATTTTCCTGCTATTGAAAAGAAGTTTCTAGAGATTGCTCGTGGAAAACATGAGTTTTCAATTCGATCTGTTTCTAAAGCGGATGCCTTGTCATTATATAAGGAAGAAAATAATGAATATAAAGTTGAGTTGATTGAAAACTTAACAGATGGAGATATTACTTTTTGTGACCATAGCAACTTTACAGATTTATGTAGAGGAGGACACATTCCTAATACAGGAATTATAAAAGCGATTAAGATAATGAGCGTCGCTGGTGCTTATTGGCGTGGTGACGAAAAGAATAATCAGTTAACACGTGTTTACGGAATTAGTTTTCCGAAGCAAAAAATGCTAACCGAATATTTAGAATTATTAGAGGAAGCTAAAAAAAGAGATCATAGAAAATTAGGAAAAGAATTAGAATTGTTTACTTTTTCTCAAAAAGTTGGTGCTGGTCTACCTTTATGGTTACCAAAAGGAGCTGCTTTACGCTCTCGTTTAGAAGATTTCTTAAAAGCCGCACAGAAAAAAGCAGGTTACGAAATGGTAATGACACCTCATATTGGTCAGAAAGAATTATATGTTACTTCTGGACATTATGAAAAATACGGTGAAGACAGTTTCCAGGCAATTAAAACTCCGAAAATGGATGAAGAGTTTTTATTGAAGCCTATGAATTGCCCACACCATTGTGAGGTATACAATTTTAAACCTTATTCTTATAAAGATTTACCAAAACGTTTCGCGGAATTCGGAACAGTTTATAGGTATGAGCAAAGTGGAGAGTTACATGGTTTAACTCGTGTAAGAGGTTTTACACAAGATGATGCACATATTTTTTGTACTCCAGAACAATTAGATCAAGAATTTAAAGATGTTATTGATTTAGTATTATATGTATTTGGTTCTTTAGGTTTTGAAGATTTTACTGCTCAGGTTTCTATTAGAGATAAAAGTAATCCTGATAAATATATAGGAGATACAGAAACTTGGGAAGTTGCAGAACAAGCAATTATTAATGCAGCAACCGATAAAGGTTTAAATTTTGTTATTGAAGAAGGTGAAGCAGCCTTTTACGGACCAAAATTAGACTTTATGGTGAAAGACGCTTTAGGCAGAAGTTGGCAACTTGGAACGATTCAAGTTGACTATAATTTGCCAAAACGTTTCGATTTGACGTATACAGGTTCAGATAATCAATCTCACAGACCAGTTATGATTCATAGAGCACCATTTGGTTCTATGGAGCGTTTTATTGCGGTATTGCTGGAACATACAGGTGGGAATTTCCCACTTTGGCTAACTCCAGATCAAGTTATCTTGTTGCCAATCAGTGATAAATATCAAAAATATTCAGAAAAAGTTTTAGAATCGTTAGAAAATTCCGAAATTCGCGCCCTCGTAGATAACCGAAGTGAGAAAACTGGACGTAAAATACGAGATGCAGAAGTTGGCAAAATTCCATTTATGGTTATTGTTGGTGAGAAAGAAGAGCAAGATGGCACAGTTTCTGTAAGAAAACATGGTGAAGGTGATATTGGAACATTTACAATAGAAGAATTTATTTCCTTAATAAAAGCAGAAGAAAGTAAAACATTGAAGAAATTTTAA